In Zonotrichia leucophrys gambelii isolate GWCS_2022_RI chromosome 6, RI_Zleu_2.0, whole genome shotgun sequence, one genomic interval encodes:
- the LOC135449483 gene encoding beta-microseminoprotein-like, with protein MKSFLAFLVAVGAMVTLADAGCITALQVPGRPYRGCVWNGKLYPFGHIERTEDCYQCNCDERAMQCCTIFFIPRSYDKEKCKVVFNKKRCRYDVLQRDDPSQPCSGFSAVI; from the exons ATG AAGAGCTTTCTGGCTTTCCTTGTTGCAGTGGGCGCCATGGTGACCCTGGCTGATGCAGGCTGCATTACTGCACTTCAGGTTCCAGGGAGGCCCTACAGAG GCTGTGTGTGGAATGGAAAACTGTATCCCTTTGGACACATTGAGAGGACAGAAGATTGCTACCAATGCAACTGTGACGAACGTGCAATGCAATGCTGTACCAT CTTTTTCATTCCTCGTTCTTATGACAAAGAGAAATGTAAAGTTGTTTTCAACAAGAAGCGCTGTCGCTATGATGTCCTGCAGAGGGATGACCCCTCACAGCCATGTTCTGGCTTTTCTGCTGTGATCTAA
- the LOC135449481 gene encoding beta-microseminoprotein-like isoform X1: MKSFLAFLVAMGILVTLGDAYCWRKTRRPGEAKDGCILNGKLYPFGHIERTEDCYRCDCDEGGMQCCSLFHTPVAYDNKNCKVVFNKKRCDYDVVQKNDPSKMCSVYSRVG; the protein is encoded by the exons ATG AAGAGCTTTTTGGCTTTCCTTGTTGCAATGGGCATCCTAGTGACCTTGGGTGATGCATACTGCTGGAGGAAAACTCGTAGGCCAGGGGAGGCCAAAGATG GCTGTATACTGAATGGAAAACTGTATCCCTTTGGACACATTGAGAGGACAGAAGATTGCTACCGATGCGACTGTGATGAAGGTGGAATGCAATGCTGTTCCCT CTTCCACACTCCTGTTGCTTATGACAACAAGAATTGTAAAGTTGTCTTCAACAAGAAGCGCTGTGACTATGATGTGGTGCAGAAGAACGACCCCTCTAAGATGTGTTCTGTCTATTCTCGTGTGGGCTAA
- the LOC135449481 gene encoding beta-microseminoprotein-like isoform X2, which translates to MGILVTLGDAYCWRKTRRPGEAKDGCILNGKLYPFGHIERTEDCYRCDCDEGGMQCCSLFHTPVAYDNKNCKVVFNKKRCDYDVVQKNDPSKMCSVYSRVG; encoded by the exons ATGGGCATCCTAGTGACCTTGGGTGATGCATACTGCTGGAGGAAAACTCGTAGGCCAGGGGAGGCCAAAGATG GCTGTATACTGAATGGAAAACTGTATCCCTTTGGACACATTGAGAGGACAGAAGATTGCTACCGATGCGACTGTGATGAAGGTGGAATGCAATGCTGTTCCCT CTTCCACACTCCTGTTGCTTATGACAACAAGAATTGTAAAGTTGTCTTCAACAAGAAGCGCTGTGACTATGATGTGGTGCAGAAGAACGACCCCTCTAAGATGTGTTCTGTCTATTCTCGTGTGGGCTAA